From one Anaerohalosphaeraceae bacterium genomic stretch:
- a CDS encoding prepilin-type N-terminal cleavage/methylation domain-containing protein encodes MNRKIRKNGLTLTELVVVIAVAAVLLGISVPAVKKVIESFDQSAGPRSLIDAALTGARALAAAHSAPAGIRFQRDRKGDFYMIFIVHKDVSSTYATEFVAVPNRKPIKLPASVGVLAGTVQSDADLNDTNLLNAQTFSIVFSEQGQLIQFPVRVLNRDGVNDDSSRDPIFNTRANVDSGTAGMFYQDAGPGGLNEEDSIGSFYIYDPKRFAEIPANQRFTGYIHSLPKEFVNPHTGQLIGR; translated from the coding sequence ATGAATCGCAAGATTCGAAAAAATGGGTTGACGCTGACGGAACTGGTCGTCGTGATTGCGGTGGCGGCCGTTCTGCTGGGGATTTCCGTGCCGGCGGTCAAGAAGGTGATTGAATCGTTTGACCAGTCCGCCGGTCCGCGTTCGCTCATTGACGCCGCCCTGACCGGTGCCCGGGCTCTGGCGGCTGCTCACAGCGCCCCGGCAGGGATTCGGTTTCAGCGGGACCGCAAGGGCGATTTCTATATGATTTTTATTGTTCATAAAGATGTATCGAGTACCTATGCGACGGAGTTTGTCGCCGTTCCAAACCGCAAGCCGATTAAGCTGCCTGCCTCAGTCGGAGTTCTCGCCGGAACGGTTCAGTCGGATGCGGATTTGAATGACACAAATTTGTTGAATGCCCAGACTTTCTCGATTGTCTTTTCGGAGCAGGGACAGCTGATTCAGTTTCCGGTGAGGGTTCTGAATCGGGATGGTGTGAATGACGACAGCAGCCGCGACCCGATTTTTAACACCAGGGCCAACGTGGACAGCGGGACTGCCGGGATGTTTTATCAGGATGCCGGACCGGGCGGCCTGAATGAAGAGGACAGTATCGGCTCTTTTTATATTTACGACCCCAAACGATTTGCAGAGATTCCGGCCAATCAGCGATTTACCGGTTATATTCACAGTCTTCCGAAAGAGTTTGTCAACCCGCATACTGGGCAGCTGATTGGGCGGTAA
- a CDS encoding type II secretion system protein, with translation MRACNENKKTYIGFTLTEMLTALAVIAVLLALLIPALSMVQKKAMVVKQRAQFHAIEVGLEAFRSDWGDYPPSEYNMAKYGNGSVASFRLTEALIGGDGFGFHPNSVFYQDYLFDQNGDGTFSAAETVYHAATDLAWETAAQNRAARKGPYLELETANAVKLQDIYGANTGSLSGTMFVLADAFSKKMRATGKEVGMPILYYRANVSQIGMDPVRANWGTNTYNLNDSYAAGSGIISLTVPFQSSKTTHDLNEDAADDGINWFYRVIANPNFTSPPRPYRANSFLLQSAGPDGIYGTADDLFNF, from the coding sequence ATGCGTGCCTGTAACGAAAACAAAAAAACGTATATCGGATTTACGCTGACGGAGATGCTGACGGCCCTGGCCGTGATTGCCGTACTGCTGGCATTGCTGATTCCGGCGCTGAGTATGGTCCAGAAGAAAGCCATGGTGGTTAAGCAGCGGGCGCAGTTTCACGCAATTGAAGTCGGACTGGAGGCCTTCCGTTCCGACTGGGGGGATTATCCGCCCAGTGAATACAACATGGCCAAGTACGGCAATGGGAGTGTCGCTTCGTTTCGGCTGACGGAAGCCCTGATCGGCGGTGATGGTTTTGGATTCCATCCCAATTCTGTTTTTTATCAGGATTATCTGTTTGACCAGAACGGCGACGGGACTTTTAGTGCGGCGGAAACGGTTTATCATGCGGCGACGGATTTGGCCTGGGAGACGGCCGCTCAAAATCGTGCGGCCCGCAAAGGTCCTTATCTGGAACTGGAAACGGCCAATGCCGTCAAACTGCAGGATATCTATGGTGCGAACACCGGTTCCCTGAGCGGAACGATGTTTGTGCTGGCGGACGCCTTTTCGAAGAAGATGCGGGCGACCGGGAAAGAGGTCGGGATGCCGATCCTCTATTACAGGGCCAATGTGAGCCAAATCGGAATGGACCCTGTCCGAGCCAACTGGGGAACCAACACGTATAATCTGAACGACAGTTATGCAGCGGGCAGCGGGATTATTTCCTTAACGGTTCCGTTCCAATCCTCGAAAACGACTCACGATTTGAATGAGGATGCGGCGGATGACGGCATCAACTGGTTTTACCGTGTGATTGCCAATCCGAACTTTACGTCTCCGCCGCGGCCGTATCGTGCCAATTCGTTCCTGCTTCAAAGTGCAGGGCCGGATGGTATCTATGGGACGGCGGATGACTTGTTTAATTTCTAA
- a CDS encoding prepilin-type N-terminal cleavage/methylation domain-containing protein, with translation MSHFRNQNGFSLTEVLLATGILAIGFVLIATIFPAGIKLTAMAAEKTLAPAMAEEARAAVRLYDIDADKLPNSGEVRSVLFSAEYLSDKSLKYFFRRLIYPNPFNPEVNPLPAEGTQPYENLMAEVNRQIASDSMYPSLPKEYFAHNPAQNQRYCWAVLCRKDTTVSKGYQIRIFLCRWRKELRYYGFDYDESAGVFTQKEKERPMPLPVRINAVYGRSEVTIESNQLVYPQEICRQFFPEGAWVVEDRNGHIYQVIKREGTTLLLNRNWLSGSGQSILWVVPPAVDSSRNPCMEVL, from the coding sequence ATGAGTCATTTTAGGAACCAAAACGGGTTTTCGCTGACGGAGGTGCTGCTGGCAACAGGCATCCTGGCGATCGGTTTTGTGCTGATTGCAACGATTTTTCCGGCTGGGATTAAGCTGACGGCGATGGCAGCGGAAAAGACGCTGGCGCCTGCCATGGCCGAGGAAGCCCGGGCGGCGGTCCGGCTGTATGATATAGATGCGGACAAGCTGCCGAATTCCGGCGAGGTTCGGTCAGTTCTGTTTTCGGCAGAGTATTTATCGGATAAAAGTTTAAAGTATTTTTTCCGCCGCCTGATATATCCAAACCCCTTTAATCCTGAAGTAAATCCGCTGCCTGCGGAAGGAACTCAGCCGTATGAGAATCTTATGGCGGAGGTAAACCGACAAATAGCATCCGATTCGATGTATCCTTCTCTGCCGAAGGAGTATTTTGCTCACAATCCGGCACAGAATCAGCGGTACTGCTGGGCGGTTTTGTGCCGCAAAGACACGACCGTTTCGAAGGGGTATCAAATCCGCATTTTTCTGTGCCGATGGAGAAAAGAGCTGCGCTATTACGGTTTTGACTATGACGAATCTGCCGGCGTTTTCACGCAGAAGGAAAAAGAACGCCCGATGCCGCTGCCTGTTCGAATCAATGCCGTATACGGGCGCTCTGAGGTGACGATTGAATCGAATCAGTTGGTTTATCCGCAGGAAATTTGCCGGCAGTTTTTTCCGGAAGGGGCCTGGGTTGTGGAGGACCGGAATGGACATATCTATCAGGTTATCAAACGGGAGGGAACAACTTTACTTTTGAACCGAAACTGGCTGAGCGGCAGCGGTCAAAGTATTCTCTGGGTTGTACCGCCGGCTGTAGATTCAAGTCGGAACCCTTGTATGGAGGTGCTGTAA